The following proteins come from a genomic window of Lycium ferocissimum isolate CSIRO_LF1 chromosome 4, AGI_CSIRO_Lferr_CH_V1, whole genome shotgun sequence:
- the LOC132052022 gene encoding uncharacterized protein LOC132052022, which produces MSTEKSPLEQTSPAVASSCRKKKSESATFLEDVKDHIDEFIHASMDEHATCFKKTIKKMFGMSKIVAERNAEAKEVESSLPLRTVVSE; this is translated from the exons ATGTCAACTGAGAAAAGTCCGCTTGAGCAAACATCACCAGCTGTTGCATCATCATGCCGAAAAAAGAAGTCTGAAAGTGCTACATTTTTGGAGGATGTAAAGGATCATATTGATGAGTTTATACATGCCTCAATGGATGAACACGCAACTTGCTTCAAGAAGACCATCAAGAAG ATGTTTGGGATGTCTAAAATTGTTGCTGAAAGAAATGCTGAAGCAAAGGAGGTTGAGAGCTCACTTCCTCTCCGAACTGTTGTATCTGAATAA